From the Methanobacterium sp. BAmetb5 genome, the window TTTAACATGATGGAGCTTATCTTCCAGTCCCTGAAGTTCTTCAGGGGTTTTATTACTGATACAAATCCATTGTCGAGTTATTGCCCTTTTATCTTTCATTCCCGCGAATCCCATCTGTTTACGGTTGATTTTAAGTTCCCGGGCAATATCCAGAACAACATCCAGAGTGGTTCTACCGTTTTTTTCAATCCAGATCCAGGTGTTGGGTCCCTCACCACTGGGTGGAGTTTCCGGGATTTCTTCCACGTAAAAATCCTCATTTATGGTTCGGATTTCGCCCCCAATTCCTTTCTGAGAAGTTATGTAAGTTTCTGCGTTTAACATGATGATTTACCACATTTTTCTTCTTAAAATATCTGTATAAAAATAAATTATATCCGATCTCACCTTCATTTTTTTTATATGCAGTTAAGATAATAATCATATTGCCTTTGAAGGGGGAATGTATGATGACTAATGTAAAAATTATGCCTTGTCTGGATATGAAAGATGGTCGTGTAGTGAAGGGTATTCATTTTGTGGATTTAAAGGATGCGGGTGACCCCGTAGAAAACGCATCATTATACCAGGATGAAGGTGCAGACGAACTGGCTATGCTGGATATTGCAGCCACCGTGGAAAACCGTAAAACACGTCTGGAATGGGTCCAAAATGTCTCGGGAGTTATTGATATCCCCCTCACAATGGGTGGGGGGATCGCCAGTATGGAAGACATTGATCTCACTTTTAAGGCCGGGGCAGATAAGGTATCCATGAACAGCGCCGCAGTTAAAACCCCGGAACTAGTAGGGGAGGCTGCCCATGAATACGGTAATGAACGGATTACAGTGGCCATTGACGGATGCCGCAACAGTCAGATGCCTTCGGGATTTGAAGTGGTGGTCTCGGGAGGAACCAAAACCACGGGCCGGGATGCTGTTAAATGGGCCAAAGAATGCCAGGAATTAGGTGCTGGAGTAATTCTCCCCACAAGTATGGATGGAGACGGTACTCAAAATGGATATGATCTGGAATTCACTAGATCAATTTCTGATGCAGTTAATCTTCCAGTTATTGCCTCGGGAGGAGCAGGTAAACTTTCAGATTTTAAAGATGGTGTTTTTGAAGGAGGTGCATCAATACTCTTGGCTGCCTCAGTTTTTCATTATCGTCTGCTGAGTATTGGAGAAGTTAAAGAATATCTGAAAGAGAATGGAGTTGAAGTCCTGATTTAGGTTCTAAATTTAATAAATTAGGGCAATGGTATTTGAATTAGATATGCCAACTCACCTGGCAAATTTATCAACCTTTTTTTAAAATATTTTTCTGTTCCTATTTTTTTAAAAATAGAACCTCAACTAATTAATTTGAATTTTATAAACTGTTAAAAATGCATAAATAGGCTTTATCCTCATATTCATGGAGTAATTAAGATTAATTAATTGTTTAAGTAATTTAAACTAACTATTCCGTCCACTTTAGTCCCATAAGAGTATAGTTTATATATAGCCAGGGATAGACATCTTTCCAATGGGGCGGTGCAGTGAAGGCTAAATTTACGGTTTTGAAAAGGAAGATAGAAGGTCTAAAAAATAAAATAAGGAACCATCCACACCATCAACTCATTCTAGGCATATTTACAGTTTTATGTTTATTCATGGTAATGATTCCCATCTATAATGTTTATTCTGCAGAAGAACCTTCTCCAACACCCATCGTGACCTGCGTCGTACTGGGAAATGAATCTTATGGAACTGTTGCTAAAATGGGACCCTACGGGAACGTTAGTTCTCCAGTGAAGGTGGCTTACATACTGGGAGAACATCCCCGTGAACACGTTGCCCACAAATCCATAGGAGAAAATATCAGAGAGAACTCCAACTCTCTAAAATACTGTTATTACATTTATTACATTAACGTCACCAAATATGCTTCTGATTTTTCAAAAGGGAGAATGAACGGGCAAGTACTTTCCAATAAATACGTGGTTCCGGATATTGCCCAGGAAAGCTTCTCCCTGGCCATTGACGTTCACGGTACAGATGGAGAATACTCCAAAAGGGTGTTTTTATTCACCCCCATACCTAAGGGCACCTCACTGGACATCGCCCATAACCTAACTAACCTGGTGGAGGGTGTTCCTTACTATTCTGCACCCAACCCCAGTAGCACTACCTATACTACCATTCCCTTAATCAAGAAAGGAGTTCCGGCTATTGTTTACGAGTCATTCACTGCCCAGCCCTACAATTTGGTGAAGGAACAGAATAGAAAATTCATTTTAGGGGTGGATGAACTTAATCTAGAGGCTAATCCCTGTTATTAAGATAATAAGTGACTATCCCTATGGGCTTAAGGTTAGCAAACCTATAAATATGAAGCAATGATTAATGTGTAATTGATACACATGGTGAATTATTATGCCTAAACATATTGCATCCGGATTAAAGTACCTGGCAGCGGTGAAGCTACGAGAACAGGGTTACTTCCAAAAAGATATTGCCGAGAAGCTGGGAATGGACCGTTCAACTGTTTCGCACTATTTAAATGGTAGAAATCTTTCCTGGAGCTCAATTGAAGTTGCTGAAGCTGTAACCGGTTGCTGTAACCGTGACTTTTTATACATGACCTATTCTCTCACTGGAAATATTGATAACACCCGTACAATTGTGGGCATACTCGTAGAGGACGAATTCCAGGCCAAAGTTAATGATAGCTGTATCGGGTGTGGAGTGTGTGTGGATGCCTGCCTCATGAACAACATTTCCATCAAAGATTTAAAATGCAGTATAGAAACCGCAGACTGTTGTGGTTGTTTAGAATGCCAGTTAAACTGCCCTACTAATTCTATACAGGTTTTAGAAGTTGAAAACTTTAATAAATAATCTACTTACTTCACTCTATCCCACTCTTTTAAAACTCCTCTTAATTATAAATGGTTTAAAACGATTTCCACCACACAAAGGGGAACCGGACAGCCACCAGAGAACTATTACCATAATAACATAAACATAAATATCCTCAACCATAAAAAATTAAAATAACTGTTTTTCTAAAAAAAGGGTGGATAAGATGATTTGTCCTAAATGTAGACATGAAAATCAGGATGACGCCGCTATCTGCGAGTTTTGTGGTGAAGCACTGAAGGTTAAACAACCTCCTAAAAAGTCTGATAGCGAAGATGATGATGGATTTTCCATTGAAAACCTCAAATTAATTTCTGTAGGAATTATAATCCTGTTCATAGTTACAGTTGCCCTACTGTGGCCCAATACCCAGGTGAATATAAATAGTACTGATTCTTTCCTTTCCACCCAGGCATCCTGGAATCAGATCGCGGTTTACAATGGAACTTCGGATGATGTAATGTCCTTTCAGATTAAAGGGAAAAAAATGAAGGTTTATCTAACTGCCCAGCCCTTATCTCCAGAAACAAGTTTAAAGTGCCAGATCTACGGATCCAGTGGAGGTACATCGGGCGATGATCTGACCTGGAAGGGAGGGGATACGTCTCCCAAGACCATGAGTCTGCAACATCAAACCAGCCCGGGAAATTACATGGTTAACATTGATATCCCTGATTTTCCTGCTAATCAGGTGCAGTGGACTGTGCAGGTATTTGATTATTATTAATCCCCTGGTAACAGTATTTAAATTTAAAACAGGACCCAATCCAAGGGCTCAATATTCCCTGCACCTAATTTTCCACCTACCACTTACCGGGAAAAAATAACTGCCCATTTACTCTCAGCGACGATCAACCAAACGCTTGGGCCTACCCCTGATCTTATAAAATTCAAGACCTTCCGGTTCAGTAAAATTGAAGCTAACGTTAAATAAACCATCGTGATATGCTTCAGATAGGGCAGGTTTATATTCCAGGAATGATTTAAGGAAATTCTCCTCCACCAGTTCCAAATTACGGTCCGGAGTATCCTGGCATTCCACACTCACCCGGAGGGTAACCTCGGACTCATCCCCATACAAAAAGGCCTCGTATTCTCCAGTGAGATAATCCATATTCTCTGGCTGAAAAACCCCTTTCTCAATATCCACACGGTTAAATGGTGAGCCCAGAACCCATACTGTTTCGGCTTCCCTTTCTGGATTCAGAATGCGCAGGTGGGTGCGGCCACAGGGACATTTATCACGGCTGACCACCACCGTGGTGTCCTCAGTATCATAGTTCAAAAGTAAATTCCCGGATTTGGCTCCAAGCGGCAGTAATGTGGTTAGAACTATTCTACCGCATTCCCCTTCCACTACAAAGTCTTCCATCTGGGGATTGTACACATCGAGGTGCACCATATCTTCGGGAACATGCAACCCTACCTTTTCCTTACATTCTCCACACATGGTTCCCTCGGTGCTACCGTAGGTGTTGTAAACTGGAACACCCCATAACTTCTCCACATAAGCACGGGACTCCTCTGCAAAACTTTCACCTCCAGCCACCAGCCTTTTAATACTGGAGTCATGTGGATCTAATCCTTCTTTTTTCATCCGGCGGGCCAGGCGTATTAATTTAAAAACACTGCCCACGATTCCCGTAGGTTGATAATGTCTCATTATGCGCACGGGAAAGGTGCACTTACCCGTGGGTATAATGGTCATGCCAATTTTCTGGGCAGCCAAGGTCATGGTGTTGGCCCCGACATTCATGCCGTAGGAAGCACAGACCACCACCCTATCACCAATCCCGAAGTTCTGACTGACAAATGAGCGGGAGTACTTCTCTGCATACCGGTTCCAATCTTCCCAGGTTAAAAAGAAGGACTTGGGAGTTCCACTGGTTCCACTGGTTTCATGGATGGTGAAGACCTCGTTCCAGTCAATGCTTTTAAACTCAAACTCGTTGGTGGAGGGTGGTTGATGTTCACGGACTGTTTTTCCAGATATTATGGGCAGTTCACGTAGATCTTCATGTTCCCTGATATTTTCTGGTTTTATATTGTTTTTTCGGAACCATTTCTGGTAAAAAAGAGAATTATCAGCAGCATACTTAACCGTGTAACGGATGCGTTCATCTATCAGGGCATCTAATTCATCTCGAGGCATAGTTTCCATTTCTTCCCGGAAATAATCCATTGAAAGTCCCCCGTAATTTTTAGTTCCCAAAAGTGGAAGAGTAGTAGTTATTCTATTAGTGCCCACAAACTTAATAATAATTGTGAACCATACCCTGCATGTATCCAAAGATCACAAAGGGCCCCAGTGTAACTGTAGAGGAACCCTCAAGAACGAGCATAAATTATGAAAAAATAGATTCAGAAACTCCCAGTACATTATAAAATAGGAGACCCATGAAGGCCTATAAAATCATTATTCTATTTTTGGTAATTGTACTCCCTATTTGGGGTGCATGGGAATTTATGGACCAGCAGGACCCCAATGCTATAAAGGTAGGATATTTACCCTGCGACCACAGCGCCGCCCTATTTGTGGCTAAAAACAATCAAACCTATGAAAAAAATGGTTTAAAAGTTAAAACCACACAAATTAGCAGTGGATCTAATATCGTGGATGCTGTGGCCAGTGGTGATCTGGACATCGGCTACGTGGGGATAACCCCCACCTTGCAGGGGATAAGTAAGGGGATCCCCATCAAAGTCGTAGGGGCAGTCAACCTGGTGGGTAGTGGGATTGTGGTTGAACCCAACTCACCCATTACCAGCCCGGCAGATTTGAAAAATAAAACCATAGCCACTCCCGGTGTTAGCTCCATTCAACAGGTCCTATTAATGTATGAATTGCAAAAATACAACATTACCCCCTCAGACGTGGACATAATATCCATGAATGTTTACAACATTCCTTCCACCCTTGCCGCCCATAAAGTGGATGCCTACATCTCTTACGAACCTTTCGTATCCATTGCACCATATATGGGAATTGGTGAAGTGTTGGTATACTCCAATGATATAATCGAAGGCCATCCCTGCTGTGTGATAATCACCAGCGAGAAATTTATAAATGAACACCCCGATGAACTGCAAAAATTTCTGGAAATCCACCAAAACTCCACAGAATATGTTAGAACCCATCCCAATGAAACTGCAGAGATGGTGACCCAAGAGTTAACCACCAACGACAATGTGGAGACTATGTCCCTCCAGCACATCATATTTGTCTCCTCCATAGATAAGGAATTCCAGGATAATGTTTTGAGGTTCATGGCCCTTGAAAATAATATGGGATACTTGAAAGAAAACCTTACATCTGATGAAATATTTGATACAAGCTTTTTAGGTGGTTAAACCGTGTTAGGTGATTATGAATGAGGAAAATATTAGTTTCATCCCTATTACCTATGGCCATAATTATAATCTGGGCTATTTTAACTTCATACACTGGCTTAATACCCTCTTACTTCTTACCCAGCCCTTCTGAAGTTTTAGAATCATTTGAATCCCTTCTTATTAATGGGCAACTAATTGCCGATACCTCCTTAACATTGTTAAGGGTTATATCTGGTTTACTGGTTTCGGCAGTGGTGGGCATTCCCCTGGGTATCTTAATGGGATGGTCCAAAACTGCACATGATCTTTCCAGTTTATTGATTGGTGTCCTTAGACCTATTCCCCCTATCGCCTGGATACCCTTTGCTATTTTATGGTTCGGTGTGGGTTTAGAATCAGCCATTTTCATAATATTTGTGGGTAGTGTTTTTCCCATACTCATCAACACCATGGACGGAGTTAAACGAGTGGATAAAGTCCTCTTAGAGTCTGCTTATACTCTGGGAGCCAGCCAGTTCCAGACACTACAGAAGGTGGTGATACCTGCTTCTCTACCCAGCATCATCACAGGATTGAAGGTAGGTGTGGGTGTGGGTCTGATGTGTACCGTTGCTGCCGAGATGATAGGGTCCAATAGTGGCCTGGGATACCTGATATTCACTTCCACCAGCATGTTAGACACTGGCAGTGCACTGGTGGGGATGTTGATCATTGGAATTATAGGATTGACTGCGGATTATCTTTTCAGCAGAGTGGAGAAGGAGGTGAGCTGGTGATAACCCTGGAAAATGTTACTAAAAGTTTTACCCCCAATGATGGCGGGAAACAGTTAGCCCTGAATCCCATTAACCTTAACGTTGCAGAAGGGGAGTTTCTGTCCATAGTAGGACCATCGGGTTGTGGAAAGACCACCCTACTCCGGATGATAGCTGGACTGGATTTTCCCACCA encodes:
- a CDS encoding zinc ribbon domain-containing protein — translated: MICPKCRHENQDDAAICEFCGEALKVKQPPKKSDSEDDDGFSIENLKLISVGIIILFIVTVALLWPNTQVNINSTDSFLSTQASWNQIAVYNGTSDDVMSFQIKGKKMKVYLTAQPLSPETSLKCQIYGSSGGTSGDDLTWKGGDTSPKTMSLQHQTSPGNYMVNIDIPDFPANQVQWTVQVFDYY
- a CDS encoding ABC transporter substrate-binding protein, giving the protein MKAYKIIILFLVIVLPIWGAWEFMDQQDPNAIKVGYLPCDHSAALFVAKNNQTYEKNGLKVKTTQISSGSNIVDAVASGDLDIGYVGITPTLQGISKGIPIKVVGAVNLVGSGIVVEPNSPITSPADLKNKTIATPGVSSIQQVLLMYELQKYNITPSDVDIISMNVYNIPSTLAAHKVDAYISYEPFVSIAPYMGIGEVLVYSNDIIEGHPCCVIITSEKFINEHPDELQKFLEIHQNSTEYVRTHPNETAEMVTQELTTNDNVETMSLQHIIFVSSIDKEFQDNVLRFMALENNMGYLKENLTSDEIFDTSFLGG
- a CDS encoding ABC transporter permease, producing MRKILVSSLLPMAIIIIWAILTSYTGLIPSYFLPSPSEVLESFESLLINGQLIADTSLTLLRVISGLLVSAVVGIPLGILMGWSKTAHDLSSLLIGVLRPIPPIAWIPFAILWFGVGLESAIFIIFVGSVFPILINTMDGVKRVDKVLLESAYTLGASQFQTLQKVVIPASLPSIITGLKVGVGVGLMCTVAAEMIGSNSGLGYLIFTSTSMLDTGSALVGMLIIGIIGLTADYLFSRVEKEVSW
- a CDS encoding helix-turn-helix domain-containing protein, whose protein sequence is MPKHIASGLKYLAAVKLREQGYFQKDIAEKLGMDRSTVSHYLNGRNLSWSSIEVAEAVTGCCNRDFLYMTYSLTGNIDNTRTIVGILVEDEFQAKVNDSCIGCGVCVDACLMNNISIKDLKCSIETADCCGCLECQLNCPTNSIQVLEVENFNK
- the ftsA gene encoding coenzyme F390 synthetase — translated: MDYFREEMETMPRDELDALIDERIRYTVKYAADNSLFYQKWFRKNNIKPENIREHEDLRELPIISGKTVREHQPPSTNEFEFKSIDWNEVFTIHETSGTSGTPKSFFLTWEDWNRYAEKYSRSFVSQNFGIGDRVVVCASYGMNVGANTMTLAAQKIGMTIIPTGKCTFPVRIMRHYQPTGIVGSVFKLIRLARRMKKEGLDPHDSSIKRLVAGGESFAEESRAYVEKLWGVPVYNTYGSTEGTMCGECKEKVGLHVPEDMVHLDVYNPQMEDFVVEGECGRIVLTTLLPLGAKSGNLLLNYDTEDTTVVVSRDKCPCGRTHLRILNPEREAETVWVLGSPFNRVDIEKGVFQPENMDYLTGEYEAFLYGDESEVTLRVSVECQDTPDRNLELVEENFLKSFLEYKPALSEAYHDGLFNVSFNFTEPEGLEFYKIRGRPKRLVDRR
- the hisF gene encoding imidazole glycerol phosphate synthase subunit HisF, with protein sequence MTNVKIMPCLDMKDGRVVKGIHFVDLKDAGDPVENASLYQDEGADELAMLDIAATVENRKTRLEWVQNVSGVIDIPLTMGGGIASMEDIDLTFKAGADKVSMNSAAVKTPELVGEAAHEYGNERITVAIDGCRNSQMPSGFEVVVSGGTKTTGRDAVKWAKECQELGAGVILPTSMDGDGTQNGYDLEFTRSISDAVNLPVIASGGAGKLSDFKDGVFEGGASILLAASVFHYRLLSIGEVKEYLKENGVEVLI